One genomic region from Microcystis panniformis FACHB-1757 encodes:
- a CDS encoding sulfate/molybdate ABC transporter ATP-binding protein — protein sequence MSITIQQVSKRFGNFQALDNINLTIPEGKLVALLGPSGSGKSTLLRSIAGLETPDSGAIIINGQDTTHLEPRRRNIGFVFQHYALFKHLTVRQNIAFGLEIRQQKSPVIKKKVEELLELIQLQGLGDRYPAQLSGGQRQRVALARALAIQPNVLLLDEPFGALDAKVRKELRVWLRNLHEEVHVTSVFVTHDQEEAMEVADTIVVMNHGKIEQVGSPAEIYDHPATPFVMQFIGEVNILPSLAGLGNGHHPGDNSTVFIRPHDLEIMPEQDGLNSWAVVKRVIHLGWEIQVELMLADGEMVVAYLNREEYKQLQLQPEQTVHLKPRKATLLTDFDNKSEKVIDYSI from the coding sequence ATGAGTATTACCATCCAGCAAGTTTCTAAACGTTTCGGCAACTTTCAAGCTTTAGATAATATCAATTTAACCATTCCTGAAGGTAAATTAGTCGCCCTTCTTGGACCATCGGGATCGGGAAAATCCACCTTATTACGTTCAATTGCGGGATTAGAAACTCCCGACAGTGGTGCGATTATTATTAACGGACAAGATACCACCCATCTGGAGCCTAGACGGAGAAATATCGGCTTTGTTTTTCAACATTATGCCCTATTTAAACATTTAACTGTTCGTCAAAATATTGCTTTTGGTCTAGAAATTCGCCAGCAAAAATCGCCAGTAATTAAGAAAAAAGTTGAGGAATTATTAGAATTAATTCAATTACAAGGATTAGGCGATCGCTATCCCGCCCAATTATCGGGAGGACAACGGCAGCGAGTAGCTTTAGCCCGCGCTTTAGCCATTCAACCGAATGTATTATTATTAGATGAACCCTTTGGAGCTTTAGATGCAAAAGTTAGAAAAGAATTAAGGGTATGGCTGAGAAATTTACACGAAGAAGTTCACGTTACCAGTGTTTTTGTTACCCACGATCAAGAGGAAGCAATGGAAGTAGCCGATACGATTGTCGTGATGAATCATGGTAAAATTGAACAGGTGGGTTCTCCCGCCGAAATTTACGATCATCCTGCCACACCTTTTGTGATGCAATTTATTGGGGAAGTGAATATCTTACCCAGTTTAGCAGGATTAGGAAATGGACATCATCCGGGTGATAATTCCACCGTTTTTATCCGTCCCCACGACCTGGAAATTATGCCCGAACAAGATGGTTTGAATAGTTGGGCAGTGGTAAAAAGAGTTATTCATTTAGGCTGGGAAATACAAGTAGAATTAATGTTAGCCGATGGGGAAATGGTGGTGGCTTATCTCAATCGTGAGGAATACAAGCAATTACAGTTACAACCAGAACAAACGGTACATTTAAAACCAAGAAAAGCGACTTTACTCACTGATTTTGACAATAAAAGTGAGAAAGTTATCGATTACTCAATTTAA
- a CDS encoding class I SAM-dependent DNA methyltransferase, with protein MAKKNSNDNGKTFTTQQGLNSYIKGICDIMRRSNCAGALQYVPELSWLLFLKILDDTEQREAEEAEAVGDSFADSIPEPYRWRDWANPEGNRRLNLQMGQMGQFLPFVNEEVIPYLKSLKNKPQATPRQKIISEVISSVERVRIDTETNLLDILDKIHEIDYIDPTHIFPISQVYEGLLLKMGEKNNDGGQFFTPREVIRAMVKAIAPQVGETIYDPCCGTGGFLAQSYEYIRDFLADDITPEQLETIKLKTFYGREKENLIYPIALANLVLHGIDYPHLWHGNTLNREVIYGDLFQDAPPQFDIILTNPPFGGKEHRTVQAQFAYKTSATQVLFLQHVIDSLKPGGRCGIVLDEGVLFRTNENAFVQSKRKLLNDCNLWCIVSLPAGTFVAAGGGVKANILFFTKGKPTEKIWYYDLSDVKVTKRKPLMMNHFQEFIELLPNREDSERSWTITREEIEAKNFDLKAVNLNTKVDEDKSTAKELLDFIEEKGKEVALTLSVLRKWQR; from the coding sequence ATGGCTAAAAAAAACAGCAACGACAACGGTAAAACCTTCACCACCCAACAGGGACTTAACAGCTACATCAAAGGCATCTGCGACATCATGCGGCGTTCCAACTGTGCCGGTGCTTTACAGTACGTCCCCGAACTCAGTTGGCTACTGTTCCTCAAAATCCTTGACGACACCGAACAGCGAGAAGCGGAAGAAGCGGAAGCCGTGGGGGACTCTTTTGCCGATTCCATCCCCGAACCCTACCGTTGGCGAGATTGGGCCAACCCTGAAGGCAACCGCCGCCTTAACCTGCAAATGGGGCAAATGGGTCAATTTCTGCCCTTTGTCAATGAAGAAGTCATTCCCTACCTCAAAAGCCTCAAAAACAAACCCCAAGCCACCCCCCGCCAAAAAATTATCAGTGAGGTCATATCCAGTGTCGAACGAGTCCGCATCGACACCGAAACCAACCTGTTAGACATCCTCGATAAAATCCACGAAATCGACTACATTGACCCTACCCACATCTTCCCCATCTCCCAAGTTTACGAGGGATTGCTGTTGAAAATGGGAGAAAAAAACAACGATGGCGGTCAATTCTTTACCCCCCGAGAAGTCATCCGGGCAATGGTCAAAGCCATCGCCCCCCAAGTAGGAGAAACCATCTATGACCCCTGCTGCGGTACGGGCGGATTCCTGGCCCAATCCTACGAATACATCCGCGATTTCCTAGCAGATGACATCACCCCCGAACAGCTAGAAACCATCAAACTAAAAACCTTTTACGGAAGGGAAAAAGAGAACCTCATCTACCCCATTGCCCTCGCTAATTTAGTCCTACACGGCATCGATTACCCCCACCTCTGGCACGGCAACACCTTAAACCGAGAAGTCATCTATGGCGACCTGTTCCAAGATGCTCCGCCCCAGTTCGATATTATCCTCACTAACCCCCCCTTTGGCGGCAAAGAACACAGGACCGTACAGGCACAATTTGCCTATAAAACCAGTGCCACTCAAGTCCTATTTTTACAGCACGTTATCGATAGTTTGAAACCGGGGGGACGCTGCGGCATCGTCCTAGATGAAGGGGTGTTATTTCGCACCAATGAAAATGCTTTTGTCCAGAGCAAACGAAAACTATTAAACGACTGTAATCTCTGGTGTATCGTTAGTTTGCCCGCGGGGACTTTTGTGGCTGCCGGTGGGGGTGTTAAAGCTAACATCCTCTTTTTTACTAAAGGCAAACCCACTGAAAAAATCTGGTATTATGACCTGTCCGATGTCAAAGTTACCAAGCGCAAACCCCTGATGATGAATCACTTTCAGGAGTTTATAGAACTATTACCCAACCGAGAAGATAGTGAGAGGAGTTGGACAATCACCCGTGAAGAAATCGAAGCCAAAAACTTTGACCTCAAAGCTGTCAATCTTAACACCAAAGTAGATGAAGATAAAAGCACCGCCAAGGAATTGCTAGATTTTATTGAGGAGAAAGGTAAAGAAGTTGCTCTAACTCTATCAGTGCTGAGAAAGTGGCAGCGGTGA
- a CDS encoding NIL domain-containing protein, producing the protein MDNQPQWQTINHPQSDLHLDQSGLDRPTSRRIKIRIPKQYVNEPIIARLGSFPGLKVNIFSALLAANNNQDGWFDLQLQGNSQGIENALSYLADLDVEVWYDSAQVLEEADNW; encoded by the coding sequence ATGGATAATCAACCTCAATGGCAAACTATTAATCATCCCCAAAGTGACTTACATCTCGATCAATCAGGACTTGATCGCCCCACTTCCCGAAGAATAAAAATTCGGATTCCCAAACAATATGTTAACGAGCCGATTATAGCACGTTTGGGGTCTTTTCCTGGTCTAAAAGTGAATATATTTTCTGCTTTGTTAGCTGCCAATAATAATCAAGATGGCTGGTTCGATCTACAACTGCAAGGCAACTCTCAAGGGATAGAAAATGCCCTTTCCTATCTGGCAGATTTAGATGTAGAAGTTTGGTATGATTCAGCACAAGTTCTTGAAGAAGCGGACAATTGGTAA
- the cysT gene encoding sulfate ABC transporter permease subunit CysT, with translation MANPQLSLSPSQPLKKVSIPWVITISYLVVLLVLPAAALFAKSLTLGFAEFWRIATLPISLSAYQVTFFTSLIAGLIDGVFGTIIAWVLVRYRFPGKKIVDACVDLPFALPTSVAGLVLATVYSDNGWLGQFFAPFGIKISFTILGVFVAMLFIALPFIVRTLQPVLQEMEKEVEEAALSLGASSWQIFWRVIFPTILPAILTGVALGFARAIGEYGSVVIISSNIPFKDLIAPVLIFQRLEEYDYTGATVIGMVLLLVSLFMLVVINFLQQWGQKYRVK, from the coding sequence ATGGCTAACCCACAATTATCTTTATCTCCCAGTCAACCCCTGAAAAAAGTTTCTATTCCTTGGGTAATTACCATTAGTTATCTAGTGGTTTTGTTGGTTTTACCGGCGGCGGCACTATTTGCTAAATCCCTAACTCTTGGTTTTGCCGAATTTTGGCGCATTGCCACTTTACCGATTTCTTTATCCGCTTACCAAGTCACTTTTTTTACTTCCTTAATTGCCGGATTAATTGACGGAGTTTTTGGCACTATTATCGCTTGGGTGTTAGTGCGGTATCGATTCCCGGGTAAAAAAATTGTCGATGCTTGTGTAGATTTGCCCTTTGCTTTACCCACTTCTGTTGCCGGTTTAGTCCTAGCCACAGTTTACAGTGATAACGGTTGGCTCGGTCAATTTTTTGCCCCCTTTGGCATTAAGATATCCTTTACCATTTTAGGGGTTTTTGTGGCGATGTTATTTATCGCTTTACCCTTCATTGTCCGCACCTTACAGCCAGTTTTACAGGAAATGGAAAAAGAAGTAGAAGAAGCGGCTTTATCCCTCGGCGCTTCCTCTTGGCAAATCTTCTGGCGAGTTATTTTTCCCACAATACTACCCGCTATTTTAACAGGAGTTGCCCTCGGTTTTGCCAGAGCGATCGGTGAATATGGTTCTGTAGTTATTATCTCCTCTAATATCCCCTTTAAGGATTTAATTGCCCCAGTTTTAATCTTCCAAAGACTAGAGGAATATGATTACACAGGGGCGACAGTAATCGGCATGGTTTTATTACTGGTTTCTTTGTTCATGTTAGTAGTAATTAATTTCCTGCAACAATGGGGGCAAAAATACAGAGTTAAGTAA
- the cysW gene encoding sulfate ABC transporter permease subunit CysW, translating to MQNPKALTKTKEWDYKPLLIIIALVYLAFLLFIPAAAVFYYAFRNGFQAFLEAAGTSDFIEAVRLTVIIALITVPLNTIFGLCAAWVIARNQFRGKTLLISLIDLPFAVSPVVAGLMIVLLYGRNGWLGSFLEFFDIKILFALPGMVLATIFVTMPFVAREVIPVLEEIGLEQEEAGRTLGASDWQIFWRITLPNIRWGLMYGVLLTNARAMGEFGAVSVVSGSILGRTATLPIFVEQAYKNYLTPAAFSAAAILALLAGVTLIIKEILERKTAHKIHTT from the coding sequence ATGCAGAATCCAAAAGCCTTAACTAAAACGAAAGAATGGGATTACAAACCCCTACTGATTATCATTGCCCTTGTTTATCTTGCCTTCTTGCTTTTTATTCCAGCAGCGGCAGTATTTTACTATGCTTTTCGCAATGGATTCCAAGCTTTTTTAGAAGCGGCGGGAACTTCTGACTTTATCGAAGCGGTAAGATTAACAGTAATTATTGCCCTAATTACTGTACCCTTAAACACAATTTTTGGACTTTGTGCAGCCTGGGTAATTGCTCGCAATCAATTTCGTGGCAAAACGTTATTAATTAGTTTAATTGACTTACCTTTTGCCGTTTCTCCTGTGGTAGCGGGTTTAATGATTGTACTGCTCTATGGGCGCAATGGTTGGTTAGGTTCTTTCCTAGAATTTTTCGATATAAAAATACTTTTTGCTTTACCCGGAATGGTATTAGCAACTATATTTGTTACTATGCCTTTTGTCGCTAGAGAAGTTATCCCAGTCTTAGAAGAAATTGGCTTAGAACAAGAGGAAGCGGGGCGCACTTTAGGGGCAAGTGATTGGCAGATTTTCTGGCGCATCACTTTACCCAATATTCGTTGGGGATTGATGTACGGAGTGCTGTTAACTAATGCCCGGGCGATGGGAGAATTTGGGGCGGTTTCTGTGGTTTCTGGCAGTATTTTAGGGAGAACTGCTACCCTGCCAATTTTCGTAGAACAGGCCTATAAAAATTATCTCACTCCTGCTGCTTTTAGTGCGGCAGCTATCCTAGCTTTACTAGCGGGAGTTACTTTAATCATCAAAGAAATTCTTGAACGTAAAACCGCCCACAAAATTCACACTACATAA